A window of Ictidomys tridecemlineatus isolate mIctTri1 chromosome 1, mIctTri1.hap1, whole genome shotgun sequence contains these coding sequences:
- the LOC101966826 gene encoding phospholipase DDHD1 has product WNYPGRGSPRSTELNGRGSGGGWELGSNARSAFGRQRLLLRAPAGRGAGEGSVPLTLLRGESGLHLALVAEDLNHLAQESCLSDENCDFSSAEKGSSLRYYIKGESGGGGSGSNSSLPPPQQPPLVATNSGGSGAAGGGSEERKQTRPGGPAARHRYEGVTELGPEKVRWFYKEDKKTWKPFIGYDSLRIELAFRTLLQATSAWPQAQGPDNQHVWSPASPLDPPSSSGEQDQEDLACGFCSSAAGQEPQMEELVNIEPVCVRRGLYEVDVTQGKCYPVYWNQADKIPVMRGQWFIDGTWQPLEEEESNLIEQEHLRCFRGQQMQGNFDLEVSKSLDGKDVVHHLPPFSPPFLFKWRRYKESTEAAGLKRKRSQAIYSFKLSRNHVDWHSMDEVYLYSDAITSKIARTVTQKLGFSKASSSGTRLRRGYVEEATVEDKPSQTTHIVFVVHGIGQKMDQGRIIKNTAMMREAARKIEERHFSNYATHVEFLPVEWRSKLTLDGDTVDSITPDKVRGLRDLLNGSAMDIMYYTSPLYRDELVKGLQQELNRLYSLFCSRNPDFEEKGGKVSIVSHSLGCVITYDIMTGWNPIRLYEQLLQKEEEFPDEQWMSYEERHLLDELYITKRRLREIEERLHELKATSVTQTPALKFKVENFFCMGSPLAVFLALRGIRPGNTGSQDHILPREICNRLLNIFHPTDPVAYRLEPLTLKHYSNISPVQIHWYNTSNPLPYEHMKPNFLNPAKEPTLISENEGISTIPNHMTSPILSCRHYGESISNIGKASILGAASIGKGLGGMLFSRFGHSSAFQQSETSKDSMEDEKKSVASPPTTTAATQTLRHSSSGFLDSALELDHRIDFELREGLVESRYWSAVTSHTAYWSSLDVALFLLTFMYKHEQDNDAKPNLDPT; this is encoded by the coding sequence TGGAATTACCCGGGCCGCGGGTCGCCGCGGAGCACTGAGCTTAATGGTCGGGGTAGCGGAGGAGGCTGGGAGCTGGGCTCGAATGCCAGGTCGGCATTCGGGCGGCAGCGTCTGCTGCTTCGAGCACCTGCTGGGCGGGGAGCCGGCGAAGGCAGCGTGCCCCTAACCCTGCTGCGCGGGGAGTCCGGGCTGCACTTGGCGCTGGTCGCCGAGGACCTCAACCACCTGGCGCAGGAGTCCTGCCTCAGTGACGAGAACTGTGATTTCAGCTCCGCCGAGAAGGGGTCCTCACTGCGCTACTACATTAAGGGCgagagcggcggcggcggcagcggcagcAACTCGTCGCTGCCGCCGCCGCAGCAGCCGCCGCTGGTCGCGACGAACTCGGGGGGCAGTGGGGCTGCGGGAGGGGGTTCTGAGGAGAGGAAGCAAACCCGGCCCGGCGGTCCAGCAGCCCGACACCGCTACGAGGGGGTGACGGAGCTTGGCCCGGAGAAGGTTCGCTGGTTCTACAAGGAAGACAAGAAGACCTGGAAGCCCTTTATCGGCTATGATTCTCTCCGCATCGAGCTAGCTTTCCGGACCCTGCTGCAAGCCACTAGCGCTtggccccaggcccagggcccGGATAACCAGCATGTGTGGAGCCCGGCTTCCCCGCTGGACCCGCCCTCTAGCTCGGGAGAGCAAGACCAGGAGGACCTCGCCTGCGGCTTCTGCTCCAGCGCGGCTGGGCAAGAGCCCCAAATGGAGGAGCTGGTGAACATTGAGCCGGTTTGCGTGCGCCGTGGCCTCTATGAGGTGGATGTGACCCAAGGAAAGTGTTACCCAGTGTACTGGAACCAGGCTGATAAAATACCAGTAATGCGTGGACAGTGGTTTATTGACGGTACTTGGCAGCctctagaagaagaagaaagtaatttAATTGAGCAAGAACATCTCAGATGTTTTAGGGGTCAGCAGATGCAGGGAAATTTTGATCTTGAAGTGTCAAAATCCTTAGATGGAAAAGATGTTGTCCAccacctccctcccttctcccccccTTTTCTGTTCAAATGGAGAAGATATAAGGAGAGTACAGAGGCGGCAGGTCTTAAAAGAAAGCGCTCCCAAGCTATTTATAGTTTCAAATTGAGTCGAAACCACGTGGACTGGCATAGTATGGATGAAGTATATCTTTATAGTGATGCGATCACATCTAAAATTGCAAGAACAGTCACCCAAAAACTAGGATTTTCTAAAGCATCAAGTAGTGGGACCAGACTTCGTAGAGGTTATGTAGAAGAAGCCACAGTAGAAGACAAGCCATCACAGACTACCCACATTGTGTTTGTTGTGCATGGTATTGGAcagaaaatggaccaaggaagaattatcaaaaatacagcCATGATGAGAGAGGCtgcaagaaaaatagaagaaaggcaTTTTTCCAACTATGCAACACATGTCGAATTTCTGCCTGTTGAGTGGCGGTCAAAACTTACTCTTGATGGAGATACTGTTGATTCCATTACTCCTGACAAAGTACGGGGTTTAAGAGATTTGCTGAACGGCAGTGCAATGGACATAATGTATTATACTAGCCCCCTTTATAGGGATGAACTAGTTAAAGGCCTTCAGCAAGAGCTGAATCGATTATATTCCCTTTTCTGTTCTCGGAATCCAGACTTTGAAGAAAAAGGGGGTAAAGTCTCAATAGTGTCCCACTCCTTGGGATGTGTAATCACTTACGACATAATGACTGGTTGGAATCCAATTCGACTCTATGAACAGTTGCTACAGAAGGAAGAAGAATTCCCTGATGAACAGTGGATGAGCTATGAAGAAAGACATCTTCTTGATGAACTCTATATAACAAAACGACGGCTGAGGGAAATAGAAGAACGGCTGCATGAATTGAAGGCAACGTCCGTAACACAAACACCTGCCTTAAAATTTAAGGTTGAGAATTTCTTCTGTATGGGATCCCCACTAGCTGTTTTTTTGGCATTGCGGGGCATCCGCCCAGGAAACACTGGAAGTCAAGACCATATTTTACCTAGAGAGATTTGTAATCGGTTGCTAAATATTTTTCATCCTACAGATCCAGTAGCTTATAGATTAGAACCATTAACATTGAAACACTATAGCAACATTTCACCTGTCCAGATCCACTGGTACAATACTTCAAATCCTCTACCTTATGAGCATATGAAGCCAAATTTTCTCAACCCAGCAAAAGAACCTACGTTAATTTCAGAGAATGAAGGCATTTCAACCATACCAAACCATATGACCTCACCAATCTTATCCTGCCGACACTATGGAGAATCTATAAGTAATATAGGCAAAGCAAGCATATTAGGGGCTGCTAGCATTGGAAAGGGGCTTGGAGGAATGCTGTTCTCAAGATTTGGACATTCATCTGCATTCCAGCAATCAGAGACATCAAAAGACTCAATGGAAGATGAGAAGAAATCAGTTGCTTCTCCTCCTACTACCACCGCAGCAACCCAGACTCTTCGACATAGCAGTTCTGGCTTTCTTGATTCTGCATTGGAATTAGATCACAGGATCGATTTTGAACTCAGAGAAGGCCTTGTGGAGAGCCGCTATTGGTCAGCTGTCACGTCACACACTGCCTACTGGTCATCCTTGGATGTTGCCctctttcttttaactttcatGTACAAACACGAGCAGGATAATGATGCAAAACCCAATTTAGATCCAACCTGA